A portion of the Myripristis murdjan chromosome 13, fMyrMur1.1, whole genome shotgun sequence genome contains these proteins:
- the LOC115370263 gene encoding dispanin subfamily A member 2b-like has translation MEGGQPRAAAPSYLGWSIFNTLCCCLPLGIAAIVCSCRAQNANTMGETATAEEASRTAKTLNIIGLVCGIILIIIVIAIKASG, from the exons ATGGAGGGAGGCCAGCCCCGAGCTGCTGCCCCATCTTACCTGGGATGGTCCATCTTTAACACTTTGTGCTGCTGCCTGCCTCTTGGGATTGCTGCTATTGTCTGCTCCTGCAGG gcacaAAATGCTAATACCATGGGTGAGACAGCTACGGCTGAGGAGGCATCAAGGACCGCCAAGACCCTGAACATCATCGGACTTGTCTGTGGAATAATTttgatcatcattgtcatcgcTATCAAAGCCAGTGGATGA